A segment of the Fusobacterium ulcerans genome:
TAGTCCCAAGTGATATTTTAGCAGAGACTCTTAGTTTTATATATGAAGATTATGATGTGGAAGAATCTCAAAATGGAATAAAAGAATTTCGGGAAAAAGCTTTAAAAGAAGCAGAAAGCATAGATGTATCAGAATTTTTGAAAGAACGTTTTGACGAATACAGCGATATGCATAATGGTGATGATGTAACTGGAAACTTTAAATACAGTGAACCGTCAAATGAGTTTATAACATTTGCTGATGCTGATGAAATACCCTTTCCAGAGGTTGTAATAGTAAAAATACCTGAGTCTGAGCCTTGGAAAGCAGCAGTTTGGCTTCCTATGGGGGGATTCAATGACTGCCCCACACCAGCAGAGCAGGCAGCAGTTTTTAAATTCTGGTATGAGAAATATGGTGCTGTGCCTGGAGCTGTGACATATGACAACTGGGAATTATATGTGGATAAACCTTTAAAAGAAAATGAAGAACTTGAAGAATTAGCAGAGGAACAATTTGCCTTTTGTTACGACATAGTTATGCAGGGATGCGGGGATATTCGTTCTCTTGCAAGCTGTCTTAGAAATTCTCATGTATGGTATTTTTGGTGGGATTAAAATAAAAGTTTATACTTTAATATTTTAACTATCTGTGATATAATTTATTGTATTTAATATAAGAGAAGAAGTTTAGGAGGAGAATTATGGAAACATTATTTACGATAATGCTTTTTATATTTGCTATAGCGCTTATAATATTAGTGCTTATACAGCCTGATAGGAGCCACGGAATGTCAGCAAGCATGGGAATGGGAGCTTCAAATACTGTGTTTGGAATATCAAAAGACGGTGGGCCTTTAGCTAAAGCAACTCAAGTAGTTGCAGTACTATTTATTGTCAGTGCACTTTTATTATACTTAGTAAAATAGAAGGAAGAGGCGTATTGTTTTATCAATACGCTTTTTTTGTCAAAAAATAAAATGGTTGTGATGAGATGAATCTATTTGAAAGTAATTATGATAAAATAAAGCCTTTAGCTCTAAGACTCAGACCTACTAATTTAGATGATTTTATAGGTCAGGAAAAAATATTGGGAAAAGGTGGAGTTTTAAGAAAATTAATAGAGAAACAGAGCATATCAAATTCTATTTTTTTTGGACCACCAGGATGTGGAAAAAGTTCACTGGGAGAGATAATCTCTAAAACTCTTGACAGTAACTTTGAAACTCTAAATGCAACTGTTGCCAGTCTTAACGACCTGCGTGAGATTGTAGAGAAAGCCAAGAAAAATCTTGAATTTTATGGTAAAAAAACTATCCTGTTTTTAGATGAGATACATAGATTCAACAAACTTCAGCAGGACGCACTTCTTTCATACTGCGAGTCAGGAATACTGACTCTTATAGGAGCTACTACAGAAAATCCTTATTACAGTCTGAACAACGCTTTATTATCAAGAGTGATGATATTTGAGTTCAAATCTTTGAGCAGAGATAATATCAGAGAAATACTTGAAAAAGGAGTAAAGTATATAGGACTGGAAGAAAAGATATCAAAGGAAGTAATAGAGTGTATACTGGATATTTCACAAGGAGACAGCAGAATAGCCATAAACTATCTGGAACTTTATCAAAATAGCTGTATGGATTTAGAAGATGAAGAAGTTCTGGATATATTCAGACAGAGGCAGTCTTCGTATCATAAAGCAGAAGATAAATATAATTTAATATCAGCTTTGATTAAGAGTATGAGAGGAAGTGATCCTGATGCAGCTCTTTACTGGCTGGGAAGACTTCTCCATGGAGGAGAGGATCCAAGATATATAGCAAGAAGAATAATGATACATGCCAGTGAAGATGTAGGGATGGCAAATCCAGAAGCTATGCTTATAGCCAGCAGTGCAATGGCAGCCAGTGAAAAAATAGGTATGCCCGAAGTAAAAATAATACTTGCTCAGGCGGTAATATATCTTTCTATATCTACAAAGAGCAACTCATGCTATATGGGAATAAATAAAGTAATGGAAGATATAGAAAAAGGAGATATGGAAACAGTACCTTTGACTATATGCCATAATGCAAAAGGATACAAATATCCTCACGACTATGCTGGAAACTTTGTAAAGCAGAATTATACTGCTAAAAAGAGAGAGTACTATGTCCCTGGGGATAATAAAAATGAGAAACTTATAAAAGAAAAAATGGAAAAACTATGGGGAAAATAATATAAGAGGTGAGAATAATGAAGCTTATAAAAGCTGTTAGAGGAACTAAAGATATCTATGGAGAAGAGGCAGTAAAATATACATACATATCTAAAATGGCTCAGGAAGTATTTGAAAATTATGGGTATACATATATAAAAACTCCAATATTTGAAGAAACTGATCTGTTCAAAAGAGGAATTGGAGAAGGAACTGATGTTGTAGAGAAAGAAATGTATACATTTAAAGACAGAGGGGAAAGAAGTATAACTCTAAGACCAGAAAACACTGCATCAGTAGTAAGATCATATCTTGAGAATGGTATCTATGGAAAAGAAGAGGTAACAAGATATTATTACAATGGATCAATGTTCAGATATGAAAGACCACAAGCTGGAAGACAGAGAGAATTCAACCAGATAGGGGTAGAAGTATTAGGAGAAAGTTCACCTATATTAGATGCAGAAGTAATAGCAATGAGTTATACACTTCTTGAAAAATTAGGAATAAGTGATCTTGAAGTTCATATTAACTCAGTTGGAACAACAGCTTCTCGTACACAGTACAGAGAAAAATTGTTAAATTTTCTTAACCCTATTAAAGAAGAATTATGTGAAGACTGCCAAATGAGAATGGAAAAAAACCCACTAAGAGTCCTTGACTGTAAAGTAGAAAAATGTAAAGAGCTTACAAAAGAAGCTCCTAGTATAATAGATTCTCTTACAGAAGAAGAAAGAGCTCATTATGAAGATGTAAAAAAATATCTTGATATTTTTGGAATAAAATATGTTGAAGATCCAAAATTAGTAAGAGGGCTTGATTATTATTCAAGTACAGTTTATGAAATAGTTACTAATAAACTTGGAGCACAGGGAACTGTATTAGGAGGAGGAAGATATGACAATCTTCTGAAACAGTTAGGTGACAAGGATATTCCAGCAGTAGGATTTGCAGCTGGAGTGGAAAGAATGATGATGTTGTTGGAAGAATATCCTAGCAACAGTCCTGATGTCTATGTAGCTTGGCTTGGAGATGAAGCAAAAGATTTTGGTATAAAAATAACTAAAGTATTGAGAGATGCAGGAGTAAAAACTTTTGTAGACTTCAATTCTAAAGGTATGAAATCTCACATGAAAAAAGCTGATAAACTTGGAGTAAAATATTGTATAATAGCTGGAGAAGATGAAATTAATAAAGGAACAGTTGTTTTAAAAGATTTTGCTAACAGAACTCAGGAAGAGTTATCATTTGAAAAAGCAATGGAAATAATTAAAGAATCTAGATAGAGGAAAAATTTTAAGGAGAGGATAGTTATGATTTATAAAACTCATAATTTAGGTGAATTGAGAAAAGAGAATATAGGACAGGAAGTAATTCTTTCTGGTTGGGTAGACACAAAGAGAGACCTTGGTGGGTTGACTTTTGTGGATATGAGAGACAGAGAAGGAAAAACACAGGTCATCTTTGACATAGATGTAGCGCCTAAAGATGTAGTTGAGCAGGCTCAAAAACTTAAAAATGAATCAGTTATAAGAATAGTTGGAGAAGTAAAAGAAAGACAAAGTAAAAATCCAAATATGCCTACAGGAGATATAGAAGTTTTTGCTAAAGAACTTACAGTATTAAACAGCTGTGATGTTCTTCCTTTCCAAATCTCAGGAATAGATGATAATCTTAATGAAAATATCAGATTGAAATATAGATATCTTGATATCAGAAGATCAAGAATGCTTCATAACCTTAAAATGAGACATAAAATGATTATGGCAATAAGAAACTACATGGATAAAGAAGGATTCTTGGATATAGATACTCCTTTACTTACAAAATCTACACCTGAGGGAGCTAGAGACTTCCTAGTTCCATGCAGAATAAGCCCAGGAGACTTCTATGCACTTCCACAATCACCACAATTATTCAAACAATTATTGATGATTGGGGGAATAGAAAGATATTTCCAATTAGCTAAATGTTTCAGAGATGAAGACCTTAGAGCAGACAGACAATTTGAATTTGTACAATTGGATATAGAGATGTCTTTCGTAACTATGGAAGATGTAATGAGAACTATAGAAGGACTTGCTAAAGATGTATTTACTGCTATTACTGGAGAAGAGGTTAACTATACTTTCCAAAAAATGCCTTATGCAGAAGCAATGTCAAGATTTGGTTCTGATAAACCAGATATTAGATTTGGTGTAGAACTTAAAGATTTAACTGAAATAGTAAGAAATTCAGGATTTAAAGCTTTCCAAGAAACTGTAGCAAATGGCGGAATAGTAAAAGCTGTAGTTGCACCTCAGGGAGCAGAGAGATTCTCTAGAAAAATTATTGGAGAATATGAAGAGCATGCTAAAAGATATTTTGGTGCTAAAGGAATGGCTTACATAAAAATAACTGAAGAGGGTATAAACTCTCCAATAGCTAAATTCCTTTCAGAAGATGAAATGAAAGCTATAGTAGAAACAACAGGAGCTGTAAAAGGAGATATCATCCTTATTATAGCTGACAAAGCAAAAGTAGTATATGGAGCTTTAGGAGCTATCAGAACTAGAATAGGAAAAGAATTTAATCTTATCAATCCTGACGAATTTAAATTCCTATGGGTAGTAGATTTCCCTATGTTCCAATATGATGAGGAAGAGAAAAGATATAAGGCTGAGCATCATCCATTCACTTCAATAAAAGATGAAGATTTAAATGCTTTCTTAAATGGACAAACTGAAAATATCAGAACTAATACATATGACATGGTACTTAATGGATTTGAAATTGGTGGAGGTTCTATCAGAATATTCAATCCAGAAATTCAATCTAAAGTATTTGACAGATTAGGACTTACACCTGAAGAAGCTAAGACTAAATTTGGATTCTTCCTTGATGCATTTAAATATGGAGCACCACCTCATGGAGGGCTTGCATTTGGATTAGACAGATGGCTGATGGTAATGCTTAAAGAAAATTCTATAAGAGACGTTATTCCATTCCCTAAAACAAATAAAGGACAATGTCTAATGACAGAAGCTCCTGGAGAAGTGGATGATGGGCAGTTGGAAGAATTATATTTAAAAAGTACTTATGTAGAAGAAAAAAATCAATAATTATAGAAAAAACGAATTATTGAATAAAAAAGAACTTTAAAATGTTGAAAAAAAAATAAAATAATGATATAATTCCATTATAAGAATAAATGTTTCTGACCTACTCGCTATTTTCACGAGGTTTTGGGCCTAATGTCGTCATGGGGTTGGCGCTGTATATAGTAACTCAGCAAAGTCACGATCATCTTAAAGCTTAAGTTGTTTTACGGACTCTGTATGCTTTATATAACTGACTACCACTTTTGGGTTTGGCGACTAAAACTGTACTGAAGGCGGTAGGTTGGAGTTATTCTTTTGGGACTTTGTGTCCCTTTTTTATTTGACTGATATTTTGAAGAGAAATAAATAAAGTGTGAGGTGGAATAGTGCTTATCATAGATAGAGAGATAGCAAAAATTTTTGAAAATACAATAAAGAAACTATATAGTGAAAAGGAAACAAAAAAAGTAGAAGTATCTGTTGCTACAAATGAAAAATTTGGAGATTTCCAGACAAATTTTGCAATGATGAATTCTAAAATAATAGGTAAAAATCCAAGAGTTATAGCTCAAGAGGTTCTTGATAATCTTGAAGAAAATAATGTTATTGAAAAATTAGAAATAGCAGGACCTGGATTTATCAATATATTTTTAAAAAGCGAGTATCTTGGAGAGCTTTTAAAAAAATCAAGAACAGAAGAATATGATTTTTCTTTCTTGAATAGAGAGGGAGATGTAATAATAGATTACTCTTCGCCAAATATAGCTAAAAGAATGCATATAGGGCATCTAAGATCAACAATAATAGGAGATTCGATCAGAAGAATCTACAAATATCTAGGTTATCATATAGTAGCTGATAATCATATAGGAGACTGGGGAACACAGTTTGGGAAACTTATCATTGGATACAGAAGATGGCTGAATAAAGAAGCTTATAAAGAAAATCCTATTGAAGAGTTAGAAAGAGTTTATGTAGAGTTTTCTAAGCTGTCTGAAACTGAGCCAGAACTTGAAGAGGAAGCAAGACTTGAATTAAAGAAACTTCAAGATGGAGATGCTGAAAACTTTGCTCTTTGGAAAGAATTTATAAAAGTATCATTAGATGAGTATGATAAACTTTATAAAAGATTGGGTGTTCATTTTGATACATACTATGGAGAATCTTTTTACCACCCTATAATGCAGGGAGTAGTAGAGGAACTTGTAGAAAAAAAATTGGCTGTAGAAGATGATGGAGCTAAAGTTGTATTCTTTCCAGAAGAAGACAATCTTTTCCCATGTATAGTACAAAAGAAAGATGGAGCTTTTCTTTATTCAACATCTGATATAGCTACTATCAAATTCAGAAGAGAAACTTATAACATAAATAAACTTATATATCTTACTGATGAAAGACAACAGGATCACTTCAAGCAGTTCTTCAGAATAACAGATATGCTTGGATGGAATGTAGAGAAACATCACATCTGGTTTGGGATAATGAGATTTGCTGATGGAGTATTCTCAACTAGAAAAGGAAATGTAATAAGACTTGAGCAGCTTCTAGATGAAGGAAAGAAAAGAGCTTATGAAATAGTACAGGAGAAAAATCCTAGTTTGTCTGAAGAAGAAAAGGATAAAATAGCAGAAATAGTTGGAGTAGGGGCAATAAAATATGCCGACCTTTCTCAAAACAGACAAAGTCCTATTATATTTGAATGGGATAAAATTCTGACTTTTGAAGGAAATACCGCTCCTTATCTTCAGTATTCTTATGCAAGAATCCAATCTATATTAAGAAAAGCTGAAAGTGAAGGAAAAAATGTAGATTACAGTAAAGAAATAAAAATAGAAGATAAACTAGAAAGAGCATTAGCTGATCATATAACAGCATTTCCAATGGCTGTGCTAAAAGCTTCTGAAACATTTAAGCCAAATATAATTGCAGATTATTTATTTGAGCTTTCTAAGAAATTTAATAGTTTCTACAACAGCTGTCCAATATTAAATCAGGAAGATGAGATTTTATATTCAAGAGCACTTATAGCTAAGATAACAGGAGAAACTATTAAGGATGGATTATCTCTGCTTGGAATAAAAACTCTGGATAGAATGTAAGTGAAATTTAATTTATTTTCTTACTTTAAAGAAGATAAATGTTTTAAAAGAAAATGAAATGGCTTAGAAATAAAATCTAAGTCATTTTTTTGTACCATCAAAAGAAAAAAATGGTTAAAAATGTAAAGAATGTTGTTTTTGTGATATAATAAGGATAGAAAAAGAATTATTTAGTACAAAAAAGTTAAGTTTTAAGGAATGAAAAATATCAAATAAAAAGCATGGTGAAGTTATGGGGAAAAATAAGATAGTAATAGTAAGTGGATTAAGCGGAGCAGGAAAAACTACTGCATTGAATACAATGGAAGATATGGGTTATTATGTTGTAGATAATCTTCCTTGTGAAGTAGGAAATTTTTTTATTAACACTTCTATTGAAAAATTAGGATTAGGAATAGATATTCGTTCATTTAAAAAAGTAGATGAATTTTTTCAGCTTTTACTTGAAATGAAAAAAGCAGAGATAGACTATTCACTTATTTTTATTGAAGCTTCTGAAGAGATAATACTTAACAGATATAATCTGACTAGAAGAAGACATCCATTGGAAGCTGACACTCTTTTAGAAAGTGTTCAAAGAGAAAGAGAGATAATGTTTCCTATAAGAGAGGCTGCAACTGGAATAATAGACACAAGTTATATAAAACCTAAAGAGCTGTCAGAAAGAGTAAGAGAAATACTCATGGTAGATGGAGAAACAAAAGATATAAATATTCATGTACAGTCATTTGGTTTTAAATACGGGATTCCCATTGACCTTGACCTTCTTTTTGATGTAAGATTCCTTCCTAACCCCTACTATGTAGAAGAATTAAAAGAAAAAACTGGAGAAGATAAAGCGGTGTCTTCTTATGTAATGGGATATGATGTATCTCAGGAATTTGCTTCAAGACTTTTGGATTTGATGGAATTTCTTATCCCTAATTATATAAAAGAAGGGAAGAAACACTTAACTATCGGTATAGGATGCAGCGGCGGTAAACATCGTTCAGTAACTTTAGCTTCACTTTTATACAGAGAGCTTTCTAAAAAGGATAAACTGAATGTATATATTAGCCATAGAGAGAAAGAGAGAGGAAATTGGTAGAAAGTAAAATAGATATCAAAAAAATAGATATACCTGAAAATCCAGGAGTATATCTAATGAAAAAAAATGGCAAGATAATCTATGTAGGAAAAGCTAAAAACTTAAAAAACAGAGTATCTTCATATTTTAACAGAGAGCATGAAAGTGAAAAAACTAAAGAACTGGTAAAAAATATAGAAGATATAGAATTTATTATATGCAATAGTGAAATAGATGCTTTTGTCCTTGAAAATAATCTTATAAAAAAGTACAGCCCTAAATATAATATAGCTTTAAAAGATGAGAAGACATATCCCTATATAAAAATCAGCAGAGAAACATTTCCAAATATCAAGATGATCAGAACAACAAGAGCTCTTGATAATAAAACAGGAATGTATTTTGGTCCATATCCTCAGGGAGGATGGAATCTGAAAAAAAATATTGTAAAGATATTTAAAATCAGAGACTGCAACAGAGATATGAATAAAGTATATGCAAGACCATGCCTTAAATATTTTATGAAGATGTGTCCTGGTCCTTGTACTTACAAAAATATAAAAGAAGAGTATAATGAGCTTGTAGAAGGGGCTAAGCAGCTTTTAAAAGGACAGGGAAGAAGCGTAATAGAGGAATTAAAAAAGAAAATGGAAAAAGCTTCTGAAGATATGAAGTTTGAAGAAGCCATAATGTACAGAGAGCAGATAAAAGAAATAGAAAATACTGTAAATAATCAAATAACTGAATATGGAAAAGAATTGGATGAGGATATTTTCAATATAAAAGAAGAAAATAACAGAGTATTCATCTGTGTATTAAATGTGAGAGATGGTAAAATTTTAGGAAAAATCTCGACAAATATAGATTTAAAAGATAAAATATATGAGAACATACTTGAAGTAGTTGTGATGGCATTTTATAATAAACATCCAATACCTCAAAATATAGTGTTTTCAAGTGAATATGAAAATGAGAGCAGCAGAGTGCTTGAAGCTTTAAAAAAGGATAAAAATAAAAAAATAGAATTCTTTTTTCCAAAGATAAAAAGCAGAAGAAAAGAACTTTTAGAAATGGGAGAGCTCAATCTAATAAGAGATATAGAAAATCATTACAGAAAAAAATCTGTTATTGAAGAGGGACTTTACAAGATATATACTACTTTATCTCTTAAAAGATATCCTAGAAAAATTGAATGCTTTGACATATCTAATATTCAGGGTAAAGATGCTGTAGCATCTATGAGTGTATCTGTGGAAGGAAAAGCTTCAAAACAGGATTACAGAAAATTTAAGATCACATGTAAGGACACACCAGATGACTTTGCAATGATGAGAGAAGTAATAACAAGACGCTATGGAAAACTTCCAGAAAATGAATTTCCAGATGTAATACTTATAGATGGAGGACTAGGGCAGATAAATGCTGCTGGGGAAGTTTTTAGAGAATTAGGTAAAGATGGTATATCTGATCTTCTCAGTTTAGCAAAAAGAGATGAAGAGGTATATAAATATGGAGAAAATATACCATATGTTTTCTCAAAAGATCAGGAAGCATTAAAAATATTTCAAAGAGTGAGAGATGAAGCACATAGATTTGGTATAACATACCATAGAAAACTTAGAAGCAAGAGAGTGCTGTCTTCTGAACTGGATGAGGTAGAGGGTATAGGAGAAAAGAGAAAAGCAGTTCTTTTAAAAGAATTTGGCTCAGTATCAAAAATAGCAAAAGAAGATATAGAGTCTCTTTCAAGGTTTGTACCTAGAAATGTTGCAGAGAATATCTTAGAAAAATTAAGAAAAAAGTAAACTGGAGGAAATGATGAAGAAAAATGCCTTTGTAGTATTTTTACTGACTATGCTGATGCTGACTGGATGTCAGAAACTTGTTGCAAGGAGAGACGAAAGCCAGGTAGTAGAATTTGCAAACAAAATGCCAAAAGGAGAGTACACACTTAAAATTTACAGACTTGATTATCCAGAAACACCTTCAGACAGGGATGCTTTTTATGAAAAATTCAGCGTTCTTATGTCAAAAATGGTAGCTCATAATAAAGATATAAACCTGATAATACCTTTTGAGTTATACCAAGATATAAAAAATATAGGTAAAAGAGATGTTAGAGAGTCAGAAAAAGTTTATTATAAACCTGCTTCTGAATTAACTGAAGATGAAAAAGAATTTATAGATTCAAAAATAGATATAAGTTATCCAGAAAATGCAGGGATTTTTCAGGAATATTTAAATAAGCAGGTATATTACTGGTTAAATTATCTGAAGAGAGGGAATGAATATAATTTTGGAAACTATTACACTGAACTTGATAAAATGAAACTAGTGGAAGAAATATTTGAAAATAGAAAGATGATTTCAAAGACTTTTGAACCAATTGAAAATGATTTTATTTTAGAAGTGAATAGTTCTAATATAGAGGAAGCTGGGAAAACTGGACTTCCATTATATACAGATGGTACATTTGAAAAAGAAGATAGTATTTTATCTCCAGTAATTATTTTGAAAAAAGCTATATGGGAAACTCTTATACCTGATAAAATAGTTTTAGCAGAAGGGATGATTACTGAAAATGTAAAAGACTATGAATTTGGAGTGCGTGTTATAAATATTGCTGATCCGACATCACTTGTAGAAAACCTTGAAAATGAAGAAAAAGGGTTAAAAATAAAAGATTTGAAAAACTTTAAAATGGTAAAACCAAAAGAAGTAATTTTGAAGAAAGCAAGTGTTAGGGAAAATGAAAAAGGAAGAGATATCTTAAAGATTGAAAATGAGGAAACTCAATGGAGGATCAATTAATGTTATATATATTTTTTCTGATTCTGTTATTAATTTTATTTTTTTATGTTTTAAAAAGACAGGAGAAGGAACATTTTGGAGATATAATTAGGATACTTACAAGTCTTAGAGCTAAGAAAGATATAGAAGACATCCCAGATATACTTAAAGATGAATATACAGAAACGTTGAACAAAATAATCAAGCAGGAACTGGAGTTGGAAAACTCCATAGAAGAACTGAGAGAATATAGAAAAGAACTGGAAGTTACATATGATGCACTTGTAACAAAATCAACTCAGCTGGAATACAGTAATCATATACTTGAAAGAAGGGTTGAAAATCTATCTAATTTAAACTCTCTTTCCAGAGCAGTATTATCTATATTAGAAGTTGATAAAATTATAAATATAATTTTGGATGCATATTTTGTGCTCACAGGAGCAAAGAGAATATCTCTTTACCTTTGGGAAAACGGCAAACTGAAAAATAAAAGAATAAAAGGTGCTATAAAATTCAGAGGGGAAGTTTCCTATCCAGAGGAGATATTAAAGGAATATACAAGAAATGATTTTAAGAAGATATATGAAGAACTGTCAGTAGGATTTGCAGTACAAAAGGATGAAGTAGTTGTTATTTCTCCTTTGGTAGTAAAAGGAAAAGAACTGGGAGTTATTTATGTGATTGAAGATAAAAATAAACTTATTGACTTAGATGAAGAAACTATATCTGCTCTTGTAATACAGGTTTCCATAGCAATAAACAATGCTCAGATATATGCAGACCTTATTGTTAAAGAAAGAATGTCAAATGAATTGGAAGTTGCAGCAAGAATCCAAAAGAAAATACTTCCAGAAGATATAGATGAAGTTTTTGGATTGGAAATCGCAAACTATTTTGAACCTGCAAAAGAAATTGGTGGAGATTATTATGATTATACTATTCTTGATGATGATAATTTCTCTATAACAATAGCAGATGTCAGTGGTAAAGGAGTTCCAGCTGCCTTTTTGATGGCTTTAGGAAGATCTGTATTGAAAACAGTAACAATAACAGGAGATACAGGACCAGCTGAAAACTTAAATGAATTGAATAGAATTATATATCCTGATATAACAGAGGATATGTTTATTACAATGATGCATAGTAAATATAATAAAAATACAAAAACCTTGCATTATTCAAATGCTGGACACAATCCTCTGGTAGTATATAGAGCAGAGACTGATACTGTTGAGCTTCATACAGTAAAAGGTGTAGCAATTGGATTTTTGAATGATTATAAATACAAGCAGGGTGAAATCAAACTTGGCAAAGGAGATATAGTAATCTTCTACACAGATGGAATAAATGAAACAGAGAATAAAAATAAAGATATGTTTGGTATAAATAAACTTAAAGAAGTAGTTTATCAAAACAAATTAAAGAGACCTGAAGAGATAAAAACAGCTATACTGGAAGAATTGAATAAATTCAGAGGAGATTATGAACAGGTAGATGACTTGACATTTGTTATACTTAAAAGCAATCTTTAAGAAAGGTGAGGAAATTGGCAGAAAGAGTTAGCATAGGAGGGCAGGCAGTTATTGAGGGTGTAATGATGAGAAGCCCTGAATGGCTGGCAACAGCAGTAAGAAAACCCTCAGGAGAAATAGTATATAAGAAAATCAAAGTAGGCGGAAAAAGAAATAAGCTTGCAAAGATACCATTTGTCAGAGGAGCAGTGACTCTTTTTGATGCATTGGTACTTGGGATAAAGGAGCTTACATTTTCTGCAAACCAGTCAGAAGAGGAAGAAGAAAAGCAGCTTTCACAAAAAGAAGCAGTAATGACAACAATAGTATCATTGGGATTAGGGATAGGGTTATTTGTAGTTTTTCCATCTCTTATCAGCAGTTTTGTTTTTGCAGATAATAGAATATATTCTAATTTATTAGAAGCAGTATTGAGACTTGCATTTTTTGTCTTTTATATATGGATAATATCATTTTCAAAAGATGTAAAAAGAGTCTATGAATATCATGGAGCAGAACATAAATCTATTTATGCTTATGAAAATCAAATGGATCTTACACCAGAAAATGCAAAAGGATTTACAACACTTCATCCTAGATGTGGAACAAGTTTTCTATTAATAGTAATGCTCATATCAATTATAGTATTTTCATGTATGGATTTTATACTACCAGTTCCAGCAAATGGAATAGAAAAAGTAATAACAAAAGTAGTATTGAGAGTAATATTAATGCC
Coding sequences within it:
- the secG gene encoding preprotein translocase subunit SecG is translated as METLFTIMLFIFAIALIILVLIQPDRSHGMSASMGMGASNTVFGISKDGGPLAKATQVVAVLFIVSALLLYLVK
- a CDS encoding DUF4253 domain-containing protein, which gives rise to MTSNCQEILRFLNCKYEIFEDEENNNVIMRRYKELKEIGKKENFTPLIIVPSDILAETLSFIYEDYDVEESQNGIKEFREKALKEAESIDVSEFLKERFDEYSDMHNGDDVTGNFKYSEPSNEFITFADADEIPFPEVVIVKIPESEPWKAAVWLPMGGFNDCPTPAEQAAVFKFWYEKYGAVPGAVTYDNWELYVDKPLKENEELEELAEEQFAFCYDIVMQGCGDIRSLASCLRNSHVWYFWWD
- the argS gene encoding arginine--tRNA ligase, whose amino-acid sequence is MLIIDREIAKIFENTIKKLYSEKETKKVEVSVATNEKFGDFQTNFAMMNSKIIGKNPRVIAQEVLDNLEENNVIEKLEIAGPGFINIFLKSEYLGELLKKSRTEEYDFSFLNREGDVIIDYSSPNIAKRMHIGHLRSTIIGDSIRRIYKYLGYHIVADNHIGDWGTQFGKLIIGYRRWLNKEAYKENPIEELERVYVEFSKLSETEPELEEEARLELKKLQDGDAENFALWKEFIKVSLDEYDKLYKRLGVHFDTYYGESFYHPIMQGVVEELVEKKLAVEDDGAKVVFFPEEDNLFPCIVQKKDGAFLYSTSDIATIKFRRETYNINKLIYLTDERQQDHFKQFFRITDMLGWNVEKHHIWFGIMRFADGVFSTRKGNVIRLEQLLDEGKKRAYEIVQEKNPSLSEEEKDKIAEIVGVGAIKYADLSQNRQSPIIFEWDKILTFEGNTAPYLQYSYARIQSILRKAESEGKNVDYSKEIKIEDKLERALADHITAFPMAVLKASETFKPNIIADYLFELSKKFNSFYNSCPILNQEDEILYSRALIAKITGETIKDGLSLLGIKTLDRM
- the aspS gene encoding aspartate--tRNA ligase, which encodes MIYKTHNLGELRKENIGQEVILSGWVDTKRDLGGLTFVDMRDREGKTQVIFDIDVAPKDVVEQAQKLKNESVIRIVGEVKERQSKNPNMPTGDIEVFAKELTVLNSCDVLPFQISGIDDNLNENIRLKYRYLDIRRSRMLHNLKMRHKMIMAIRNYMDKEGFLDIDTPLLTKSTPEGARDFLVPCRISPGDFYALPQSPQLFKQLLMIGGIERYFQLAKCFRDEDLRADRQFEFVQLDIEMSFVTMEDVMRTIEGLAKDVFTAITGEEVNYTFQKMPYAEAMSRFGSDKPDIRFGVELKDLTEIVRNSGFKAFQETVANGGIVKAVVAPQGAERFSRKIIGEYEEHAKRYFGAKGMAYIKITEEGINSPIAKFLSEDEMKAIVETTGAVKGDIILIIADKAKVVYGALGAIRTRIGKEFNLINPDEFKFLWVVDFPMFQYDEEEKRYKAEHHPFTSIKDEDLNAFLNGQTENIRTNTYDMVLNGFEIGGGSIRIFNPEIQSKVFDRLGLTPEEAKTKFGFFLDAFKYGAPPHGGLAFGLDRWLMVMLKENSIRDVIPFPKTNKGQCLMTEAPGEVDDGQLEELYLKSTYVEEKNQ
- a CDS encoding replication-associated recombination protein A: MNLFESNYDKIKPLALRLRPTNLDDFIGQEKILGKGGVLRKLIEKQSISNSIFFGPPGCGKSSLGEIISKTLDSNFETLNATVASLNDLREIVEKAKKNLEFYGKKTILFLDEIHRFNKLQQDALLSYCESGILTLIGATTENPYYSLNNALLSRVMIFEFKSLSRDNIREILEKGVKYIGLEEKISKEVIECILDISQGDSRIAINYLELYQNSCMDLEDEEVLDIFRQRQSSYHKAEDKYNLISALIKSMRGSDPDAALYWLGRLLHGGEDPRYIARRIMIHASEDVGMANPEAMLIASSAMAASEKIGMPEVKIILAQAVIYLSISTKSNSCYMGINKVMEDIEKGDMETVPLTICHNAKGYKYPHDYAGNFVKQNYTAKKREYYVPGDNKNEKLIKEKMEKLWGK
- the hisS gene encoding histidine--tRNA ligase encodes the protein MKLIKAVRGTKDIYGEEAVKYTYISKMAQEVFENYGYTYIKTPIFEETDLFKRGIGEGTDVVEKEMYTFKDRGERSITLRPENTASVVRSYLENGIYGKEEVTRYYYNGSMFRYERPQAGRQREFNQIGVEVLGESSPILDAEVIAMSYTLLEKLGISDLEVHINSVGTTASRTQYREKLLNFLNPIKEELCEDCQMRMEKNPLRVLDCKVEKCKELTKEAPSIIDSLTEEERAHYEDVKKYLDIFGIKYVEDPKLVRGLDYYSSTVYEIVTNKLGAQGTVLGGGRYDNLLKQLGDKDIPAVGFAAGVERMMMLLEEYPSNSPDVYVAWLGDEAKDFGIKITKVLRDAGVKTFVDFNSKGMKSHMKKADKLGVKYCIIAGEDEINKGTVVLKDFANRTQEELSFEKAMEIIKESR